atatatgtGAACCTTCAAATATCACATTTAAGTCTGGAAGTACGTGAATTTAGAGTCAGtaaactctttttaaaaatggaaaaatgtgcaCAGGAAGTGAGATTATAGTTTATATTTTCGTGCACAAAAAGCGAGGAGAATTCAAACCTCAGTGCAGCTTTGAGTAATAATCAGTGTGTAGAAGCTCGATATAACCTGAAGTACGAGATATTTTGGTGAAAGCTTAAAGCGTGAATAGACACTGTCCATGATATAACAGTCTTTTGGAGTCTAAATGTACCTACAGTATATAGATATTGTATGTTCTCAAGTGTCAccattattaacatttaattattgAGTGAAAATGTCCGACTGCTCTCTTCCCGCTCTGTTAGAAAGCCGTAGATGGAAGCGTGGATTGATGATTCTTGCCCGACATCAGCCCGTCGTTGTCTTCCTTCGACACCAACGCGAGCTCATCCTGTGACAACTCGACTTTGGGCAAGCTCTCCTCCGACTCTGCAGCCTCCTCTTCTAGCTCCGCCTTCCACAGCCGCTCGTACTCCTGCTTGAGCTCCTGGTAAGAGCGGGAGAAGGTGTGGAAGATGGAGGTGGCAGGGAACGCCATGATGAGGATGCCACTGAGGATGCTGGTCAGTGCGACTATCTGTCCAGGGATGCTGCGTGGCACCATGTCGCCGTAGCCCACCGTGGTCATCGAGATGATGGCCCACCAGTACGAGGCCGGGATGCTGCTGAAGCTGTGGTGCGGGTGCGTGGCGGCGAGCGGCGCCAGCTCGCTCTCCGCTAGATGAACCAGAGGCGAGAAGAGCGCCACGGCCAcgcagacaaacagcagcagcaggccgaACTCCCTCATGCTGCGCTGCATGGTCAGTCCTAAAGTCTGCAGGCCCAGCGAGTGGCGAGCGAGCCGCATCACGTACAGGATCCGCAGGGCACGCAACAGGCGCAGGATCAGACTCAGTTTGTCCAGATAACCTCTGCCCGCGCCCATGATGACATCATCGTGCGACTCGTCTCTCACGTCGACCACCAAGGACACGTAGTACGGCAGGATGGCGATGGCGTCGATGATGTTGAGGGGCCCGCGAGCGAAGGCCAGCTTGCTCTGAGCGTTGACGAACCGCAGCACAAACTCCAGAGTGAACCACGCCACGCAGATGGACTCCACCACGAACATGCTCTGACACTTCTGGGAGCACTCGCCCTGCAGAAAGAGACCAACGGTGATGACAACACAACTTTAAAGCGTCACCACACTTTCAGTTTTGTAAATGTGCTTTAGATGCTATTTTTGAATTCATGTAGTTAGCTGACAACAAGCAGAAAGTTCAGGTCAAGTTCAGCCTCATTCCCTGAATATTTCTCCCAGGAGGTTTATTTTCTCTGGTAACACAGCGAACACGACTccagattaaaaatattgattttaatgcTTAATGAAACCTGCCCTTCAGCCTTCTGTTGTCAGGAAACATAAAGCAGTTCATTATGTGTGCAGGCAGGAACGCCtgttacaatgtttttattttatttttgaacattcttcatttgttttgttctccgCCAGCCTTCAGTCTTTCAAAGACTCGAAATGGattttttccactttattgACTCCATGTTACAACACACTCTTTCATAGATGTTGTATTAGTGTGTTTATAAATCAAtgtggagtcttttttttttttactttgcgGAGACACATAACGTTGAAACGTGATTAAAAAACCCTAAAGCAGAGAACACCCAGTGACTAACCATtgacacctacgggcaatttagagcaACCAGTTAATCTGTGttggactgtgggagggagCCAGGAACCTTCTTACTTTGAGGCAACAGCAAGCCGCAACCTCCATGTCTGTAAagtgaagtgctaaaaactgcagttcctctaacgtccacttgaggctggctccagaagtgagtcagtctccataagtccccatgtccaaatgtccaacttcacagcagaaataaacatgtttacagcctggttttgGGCTCTGTTACTAACTATTGTCTCAAACTATCATGGATCTTAGTCCCTTTACCTTCTTTGTCTGAATAAAAGCTGGCTGACGTTCAGCTTCAGATGTCTGccagaaacacaaaactgaaaacaaaactggtTTCCAGAAATTAAAAGGAAACTTGGCTTTGCTTTTTCCTTCCGAGCCAACTGTAGAAACACAACTCACTCACCAGGTGTTTGTTCGGTCCAACTCTCACCAATCATAAAACACGTGAAAGATAATTTTTTAAGCTCCTGAACTATAAATATGTCCGTGCACATGCATCGATCCGCCATGTCTCCAGCTTAGAAACATAATCACACGGCCCGACTGTTTAAACTGACAGTTAGTTATATAATCgattttctgcttctgtttgctCAGCAGCAGAAATCTTTGATTTCAAAGTCACATCAGCAAAAACTCTTCTCCTCACACCTCACTGTCCAACActaagtcatgttttcagtgttttcaggtgttcttcGAAACCTCAGgaggagccacagaggagggatccctctcccaggctGAGCAGTACAAGACAAACTTTCCtgtaacacataaataaaaggTTTCATGTGTGTTAACCAGGCTTCATACGTACCCTGGTCTCTTCATCTCTGAGGTCTGGCATGGTGCTAATGCACAGGCTGATGACGGTGACCATCACCATGACGACAGAGAGGCAGGCGAACGTCTTCCCGGCTAACCCCGACTGAGG
The Larimichthys crocea isolate SSNF chromosome VIII, L_crocea_2.0, whole genome shotgun sequence genome window above contains:
- the LOC104937797 gene encoding potassium voltage-gated channel subfamily G member 4, with amino-acid sequence MPIISNANHDFSTYSVSSDDSSLDRFFTEIPETETIKGVYFQRAQLLRDPKASYVVDHTLQVLINVGGNRYTFPWSTLEQFPQSRLGRLRFCTTPEEIARLCDDYDETCQEYFFDRNPTAFRVILNFLAAGKLRLLRELCAVSLHDELDYWGVDPGHMERCCRRRMITRVEEVAERERKEEEWRQKRVQQKKSTAQVEKGYRRMIWVLREVVENPQSGLAGKTFACLSVVMVMVTVISLCISTMPDLRDEETRGECSQKCQSMFVVESICVAWFTLEFVLRFVNAQSKLAFARGPLNIIDAIAILPYYVSLVVDVRDESHDDVIMGAGRGYLDKLSLILRLLRALRILYVMRLARHSLGLQTLGLTMQRSMREFGLLLLFVCVAVALFSPLVHLAESELAPLAATHPHHSFSSIPASYWWAIISMTTVGYGDMVPRSIPGQIVALTSILSGILIMAFPATSIFHTFSRSYQELKQEYERLWKAELEEEAAESEESLPKVELSQDELALVSKEDNDGLMSGKNHQSTLPSTAF